A stretch of DNA from Armatimonadota bacterium:
ATGGTTTCGGCCCCCGTCGCCGCATCTCCTGCGCCGCACAGGAAGGGCGTGCGCCCGCCCCGAAATGAGGCCCCGTCATGGCCTCACCTGCCGATCCCTGGGCGCCGCTGCGAGCCCGCCCGGTCATCGCCGCCGTTCGCAGCGAGGCCGCCGCGGGCGTGGCCGCGGCCTCGCCCGTCTCCACGGCCTTCCTGCTGACCGGATCGGTCCTCTCCCTACCCGCCCTGGTGGGCCGCCTGTCGGGGGCCGGCAAGA
This window harbors:
- a CDS encoding glycerol-3-phosphate responsive antiterminator gives rise to the protein MASPADPWAPLRARPVIAAVRSEAAAGVAAASPVSTAFLLTGSVLSLPALVGRLSGAGKMVLIHMDLTEGLAADRAAVQFVRSIPGIAGVIST